Proteins found in one Crassostrea angulata isolate pt1a10 chromosome 3, ASM2561291v2, whole genome shotgun sequence genomic segment:
- the LOC128175133 gene encoding uncharacterized protein LOC128175133, which produces MIQPSLMAMFLPIVLGGIGGLNGGNFGGRYLRSPSPNTMPTNTGSSGNSNLMPGSRPLTVSPPPPREIFPPRVPYTCTLFVDSGYFCSSGYPRPSTQYYYDPFTQRCQTFYYRGCGGTPNRFTSRNECLRGCGCFSDIDFGNSCPYNSYIFFQQYTIRYAFNKYTGACQPFRFSACNGGNDNNFQTQLECQTTCGPFSGNIDIIIDFPGFRQNFAASSDSMQQGTATALNMRLPEAGSSSDIRSLSQMPTEGNVPLNTGSQTNFGSSSIMAMQSSPSNINSGVMGFPAIQNNFGSSALSAGNSAINGRLNQMPSPLNPSTAQMMNLNGQIIPAGGNRMQNRMISRKGNKIY; this is translated from the exons ATGATCCAACCATCTCTAATGGCCATGTTCTTACCCATTGTATTGGGAGGAATAGGTGGATTAAATGGAGGTAATTTTGGAGGTAGATATTTGAGAAGCCCAAGTCCAAATACAATGCCCACTAATACTGGCAGTTCTGGGAACTCTAACTTAATGCCCGGAAGTAGACCACTGACAGTGAGTCCACCTCCACCAAGGGAGATATTCCCACCCCGAGTTCCTTACA CATGTACTTTGTTTGTGGATTCTGGTTACTTCTGTTCCTCCGGATACCCTCGCCCTTCTACCCAATATTATTACGACCCTTTTACTCAGAGATGCCAGACCTTTTACTACCGCGGATGTGGAGGGACCCCAAACCGATTCACTTCACGGAACGAATGTCTTCGAGGCTGTGGTTGTTTCAGCGACATCGACTTTGGCAACAGTTGTCCCTACAACTCATACATCTTTTTCCAACAATACACAATAAGATATGCCTTCAACAAATACACAGGAGCCTGTCAACCATTCCGATTCAGTGCATGTAACGGCGGAAATGATAACAATTTCCAGACTCAGCTTGAATGCCAGACTACTTGTGGACCTTTTAGTGGCAACATTGATATTATAATAGACTTTCCGGGGTTTCGTCAGAATTTTGCAGCGAGTTCTGATTCCATGCAACAAGGTACTGCTACAGCATTAAATATGAGGCTCCCAGAAGCAGGGTCATCTAGCGATATTAGGTCCTTGTCGCAAATGCCAACAGAAGGTAATGTTCCATTGAACACTGGATCTCAGACAAATTTCGGTTCTTCTTCAATCATGGCAATGCAGAGTTCACCATCCAACATAAATTCAGGTGTCATGGGCTTCCCTGCAATTCAAAACAACTTTGGTTCATCGGCTCTCTCTGCTGGAAATTCGGCAATAAATGGAAGATTAAACCAGATGCCTTCACCACTGAATCCAAGCACTGCACAAATGATGAATTTGAATGGTCAGATAATCCCGGCTGGAGGAAATAGAATGCAGAATAGAATGATATCTAGAAAAGGAAACAAGATTTATTGA